A stretch of DNA from Sphingobacteriaceae bacterium:
CCGGAACCTGACCCTGCGGTCGCGGTTCATTTACATGCTGCTGGCCAGCCTGTGCCCCAAGGACGCCATATCGTGCCTGGCTTCCAATACTATGTTGTTTTCGCTGAGCGGGATTCGATCCCGGGGCGGCCTCCAGCACCACCTGGAGGAACTGGTCAGCCACAAGTATTTATTGATGGAAAGGCCGGCGGGGCCCCACCGGACCCGGTACACCCTGCTGCCTCCGGGCGGCCCGACGGTTACGTTGCCGGCATATCTGATCCAGCACGCGGCCGTCCCGCCGGAAGCCAAGGCCCTGTACGCCCTGATGGCGGTGGAGGCCGAGCCGGAGCCCGAGCAGCCCATGCCCATGCGGCAAGACCAGTTGGCCGCCCTGGCAGGCATCGGCAGCGCCAACACCGTCCGCGGCTATGTGCGGGCTTTGACCGAGGGCGGCTGGCTGAAGGTGGAGCGCCGCCCGGGCATCCGCAGCTTCAACTATATAGTGGCCGACCCCCACAGGGCCATGCGGCAATGGGTCCGGGTCAACGTGGGCTACCGCATAAAGCGCCAGGAGTTCAAGGGCGAAGCCATCATGAAGGAAATGCTCAACGTCCTGGTGCCCGACCCGGACTTCGAGGACAACGCCCGGCCCGGCTTCATCATCAACCCGGGCACCCAGGAGCGGCTGGAGGTGGACCGGTACTACCCCAGCGCCCGGGTCGCCTTCGAGTTCAACGGGCCCCAGCATTACCGGACTACTGAGAAGTTTTCCGACCCGGCGGCGGTCCAGGCCCAAAGGGCCCGGGATCTCATCAAGACGGCCCTGCTGATGACCCGGGAGATTCACCTGATCACCGTGCATCCCGAGGATTTGTCCTTGAACAGGCTGCGGGAGATGATCGGCAACTTGATGCCTGTGCGGCCCATCCGTTGGGAGGACCCGGTGACCCAGAAGGTGGAGCAGGAAGCCCACCGGTACCGGAAGACCTTGAGGCTCCTGGAGGAGGAACCCCCGGAGGAATTAGACGGATACCAATGGGTTGCGCCGGTGGGTGCCGCCCAGCCCGACCGGTTGGGTGAGAGCCCGGCCGCCGGCGAGGGTTAGTCGTCGGGGCGGTTGATCATATGATGGGCGGTCTTGGTCAGGTGCTGGAACAGGGCGTCGCCTAGAGGCCCGGTGATGCCCGCTTCGTCCATGGCCGCCCGCATGCACTCCAGCCAGGCTGCAGTGCCCTTGGGGGTGATGGGGTGGGGCAGGTGACGGGCCCGGAGCATGGGCGGCCCGTACCGATGGGAGAACAGGGGAGGACCGCCGAAAAACTGGGTCAGGAAGGCCCGCTGCTTCTCCTTAACCGGCTCCAGATCATCGGGAAAGATGGGCTTCAGCACCGGGTGCTGGGCCACGCGCCGGTAAAAGGCTTCCACCAGGCGGTCGATGGTGGCGGCCCCACCTATGAGTTCGTATGGAGTTTTATCTGGCCCCAGTTGCTGGTAGCCGGGCTGAATCTGCACGGCCCATCGGCCCCTCGGTAAATGCTGCGGACTCTTTGGCGTCGGCTTCATTCGAGAATTGTGCCTGGTTCCTTATTGTAATGTACCGGATCGGCCGGGACCTTGCCCGTTCGGGTGAAACAGTGCCTGATCGGCCGGGACCGTGCCCCCTTTACCAGGATGGAGCCGGCAGCAGGCTGTCGGCCAGCACCACCAAATGGCCCAGGCGGGGATGCCGCTCCACGGTGACGGTGACCCCGTAGACTTCAGCTAGGATGACGGGCTGCAGCACCGTCTCCGGTGGGCCGGCCGCCACCACACGGCCCTGGTGGAGGAGCAGCAACTTGTCGCAGTAGCGGGCCGCCAGGGTGAGGTCGTGGAGGGCGGCCAGGGCCGCCATGCCGTTGGCATCCACTGCTTGGCGCACCGTTTCCATGGCCGCCAGCTGGAAGCGGGGGTCCAGATTGGCCGTGGGTTCGTCCAGCAGCAGGATCTGCGGCTCCTGGGCCAGGGCCCGGGCCAGGACCACCCGCTGCCGCTCGCCCCCCGACAGGGTGCGGAACGTGCGGTCTGCCAAGTGCCGGGCGCCCGCGGCCTGGAGGGCCTCCAGGGCGATCTGCCGGTCGGCCGGCGATTCCCGCCAGCGGGAGTTGTGGACGAACCGGCCCATGAGCACTACTTCCAGGGCGGTGAAATCCAGTTCGCTGCCCGAGTCCTGGGGGACCAGAGCCAGGTGGCGGGCCAATTGGTTGGGCTGCAAGGAGTCAACCCGCTGCCCGGCCACATGGACAGCTCCGGAGCTGGGCTTGAGAAAGCCGCAGAGCAGCCGCAGCAGCGTGGTCTTGCCGGCGCCGTTGGGGCCCACAATGCCCCAGTATTCCCCCGGCACCAGGTGGAAGCTGACCTGGTCCACCAGGGTGTGCTTGCCGACGGCGTAGCTGACGG
This window harbors:
- a CDS encoding globin yields the protein MQIQPGYQQLGPDKTPYELIGGAATIDRLVEAFYRRVAQHPVLKPIFPDDLEPVKEKQRAFLTQFFGGPPLFSHRYGPPMLRARHLPHPITPKGTAAWLECMRAAMDEAGITGPLGDALFQHLTKTAHHMINRPDD
- a CDS encoding heme ABC transporter ATP-binding protein, translated to MKTSIGDLGAGRVARVASTAPPAAAPRAPAQPATAPRLPADRGPEPEGPSSAQPAPVPLLKAEAVSYAVGKHTLVDQVSFHLVPGEYWGIVGPNGAGKTTLLRLLCGFLKPSSGAVHVAGQRVDSLQPNQLARHLALVPQDSGSELDFTALEVVLMGRFVHNSRWRESPADRQIALEALQAAGARHLADRTFRTLSGGERQRVVLARALAQEPQILLLDEPTANLDPRFQLAAMETVRQAVDANGMAALAALHDLTLAARYCDKLLLLHQGRVVAAGPPETVLQPVILAEVYGVTVTVERHPRLGHLVVLADSLLPAPSW